Proteins from one Ricinus communis isolate WT05 ecotype wild-type chromosome 9, ASM1957865v1, whole genome shotgun sequence genomic window:
- the LOC112534847 gene encoding zinc finger BED domain-containing protein RICESLEEPER 3-like: MLCLLLSNGRRLKLFVNLLESIYDVANVFFEAKHSTANIYLYHLCELMAILIQASSSLDDFIRYVAEEILKKFDQYWKDVFLVLAIAIMLDPRFQMKYIEFARSKSEGSKGNLQIESIMVAFHSLCDSYATLFPQSDDSDSDVTDLEKIWSLSQMNKSQNSIDSFIVLQDYHQFIQSSSQLPKSDPEWYLEEPVLSWRQDFRVLGWWKAATAKCHTLPRMAHDFLAIPISEATSFEAFYLLLFASLVCSMLQY; encoded by the coding sequence ATGCTGTGCCTTCTGCTGAGCAATGGAAGAAGGTTGAAACTGTTTGTAAACTTGTTGGAAAGCATATATGATGTAGCAAATGTGTTTTTTGAAGCAAAGCATTCAACTGCAAACATTTATCTTTATCATCTTTGTGAGCTCATGGCAATTTTGATTCAAGCATCCTCTAGCTTAGATGACTTCATTAGATATGTGGCTGAGGAGATCCTAAAGAAGTTTGACCAATACTGGAAGGATGTGTTCTTGGTGTTGGCAATTGCAATAATGCTGGATCCTCGGTTCCAAATGAAATACATAGAATTTGCTCGTTCAAAATCTGAGGGCAGTAAAGGCAACTTGCAAATTGAATCTATCATGGTAGCTTTTCACAGCCTTTGTGATAGTTATGCAACTCTTTTTCCTCAAAGTGATGACTCTGATTCAGATGTTACTGATTTGGAAAAAATATGGTCTCTTTCTCAGATGAATAAAAGCCAGAACTCAATTGACAGCTTTATTGTCTTGCAAGACTATCACCAATTCATCCAATCTTCTTCTCAGCTGCCGAAGTCAGATCCGGAATGGTACTTGGAGGAACCTGTTTTATCCTGGAGGCAAGACTTCAGGGTATTGGGTTGGTGGAAAGCAGCTACTGCTAAGTGTCATACTCTGCCTAGGATGGCCCATGATTTCTTAGCCATTCCAATTTCTGAGGCTACTTCATTTGAAGCGTTTtaccttcttctttttgctaGTTTAGTTTGTTCTATGCTGCAATATTGA
- the LOC8261315 gene encoding polygalacturonase At1g48100 produces MELIRGLLVISIAVIFLLQNSSNVEGRYHYHKPKGKPSKHTGSPVSPTPDNAPAEPSVPSTPANSPLVPSDPYPNDPGKSTSDCIFDVTSYGAVGDGSTDDTAAFVAAWKAACAVESGVILAPSGYSFMITSTIFSGPCQPGLVFQVDGCLMPPDGPDSWPEKDSKKQWLVFYRLTDMTLTGKGTIEGNGEKWWDLPCKPHRSPNGESSKEPCDSPAMIRFFMSSNLVVSGLSIQNSPQFHMKFDGCEGVLIEKLSISSPKLSPNTDGIHIENTKTVGIYNSMISNGDDCISIGTGCSNVDIEGVTCGPSHGISIGSLGVHNSQACVSNITVSNAIIRDSDNGVRIKTWQGGTGCVSGISFQNIQMENVRNCMIIDQYYCMSKACLNQTSAVHVTDVSYRNIKGTYDVRTPPIHFACSDTVPCTNITLSEVELLPEEGELVDDPFCWNAYGTEETVTIPPLNCLRDGEPESVQEVSYGC; encoded by the exons ATGGAGCTCATTCGCGGTTTGCTAGTCATATCGATTGCagtaatttttcttcttcagaattCAAGCAATGTGGAAGGAAGATACCATTATCACAAGCCAAAAGGGAAACCTTCTAAACATACAGGGTCCCCTGTTTCTCCAACACCTGATAATGCCCCTGCGGAACCTTCAGTTCCTTCAACCCCTGCAAATTCTCCTCTAGTCCCTTCAGACCCTTATCCTAATGATCCGGGTAAATCCACTTCTGACTGCATTTTCGATGTGACATCTTATGGGGCAGTCGGAGATGGTTCTACTGATGACACTGCCGCCTTCGTGGCAGCTTGGAAGGCAGCCTGTGCAGTCGAATCAGGTGTTATTTTGGCTCCTTCAGGTTATTCTTTCATGATCACTTCGACTATTTTCTCAGGGCCCTGCCAGCCAGGACTTGTGTTTCAG GTGGATGGATGCCTAATGCCACCAGATGGACCTGATTCCTGGCCAGAGAAAGATAGTAAGAAACAATGGCTTGTGTTTTATAGACTCACTGATATGACTCTCACTGGCAAAGGAACAATTGAAGGCAATGGAGAGAAGTGGTGGGATCTCCCCTGCAAACCTCACAGG AGTCCTAATGGAGAGTCATCAAAAGAACCATGCGACAGTCCTGCA ATGATTCGGTTCTTCATGAGCTCCAATTTAGTAGTGAGTGGATTAAGTATTCAAAACAGTCCTCAATTCCACATGAAGTTCGATGGCTGCGAAGGAGTTTTAATAGAGAAGCTGTCCATATCTTCTCCTAAACTTAGCCCAAACACTGATGGGATCCACATTGAAAATACAAAAACTGTTGGGATTTACAACTCTATGATTAGCAATG GCGATGATTGCATATCAATTGGAACTGGATGCTCAAATGTTGATATAGAAGGTGTGACCTGCGGGCCTAGTCACGGGATTAG CATTGGAAGTCTAGGAGTACACAATTCGCAGGCATGTGTTTCAAACATAACAGTGAGCAATGCCATTATAAGAGATTCAGACAATGGAGTGAGGATCAAGACATGGCAAGGGGGCACGGGTTGCGTTTCAGGAATATCTTTCCAGAACATCCAAATGGAGAATGTTAGGAACTGCATGATCATAGACCAGTACTACTGCATGTCAAAGGCTTGTCTAAACCAGACCTCAGCTGTCCATGTGACAGATGTATCGTACAGGAATATTAAGGGTACATATGATGTAAGAACCCCACCAATTCACTTTGCCTGCAGTGACACAGTGCCTTGCACCAACATTACCCTATCAGAAGTTGAACTTCTCCCTGAAGAAGGAGAACTGGTAGATGATCCATTCTGTTGGAATGCATATGGGACTGAAGAAACAGTGACCATACCTCCTCTAAATTGCCTGAGAGATGGGGAGCCTGAAAGTGTGCAAGAAGTTTCTTATGGTTGCTAA